From a region of the Halanaerobium hydrogeniformans genome:
- the larA gene encoding nickel-dependent lactate racemase: MKVLQDIILKYGKKKLNFNIEEVKIKKIIEANLINQSSLAEITKKALAEPIASNRLSEIVNEGETAVIVISDLTRSWQKIDQFLPFIIKELQVGGIKAKDISLLCAGGSHRPHSETEIKKLIGEELYKNFKFIDHDSTKKEDLVKVGVTSYGTEVIVNKNILENDRVILTGGIVFHPLAVFSGGRKSLLPGTAAYQSIMKNHSLSLAEKEGAGIKKSVASNNLSDNPVHLDMLEAAKMINNVDFIFNVIPDGRGGISAAVAGGLFKAHQKGCQITTDLFAKKIDEKAELVIASCGGFPKDMNLYQISKAIINSVRAVKKGGYLLLMGQGKEGIGHPEVKEIIQNCKNNLEREMLLRRNFTIARFVGYLITSKIEDINCILISELEQRQLSTTSIRVVKTLEAGLEIVENDLGKLPPAYIMPDAANTLPIE, encoded by the coding sequence ATGAAAGTATTGCAGGATATTATATTAAAATATGGCAAAAAAAAATTAAATTTTAATATAGAAGAAGTTAAAATTAAGAAAATTATTGAGGCTAATTTAATTAATCAATCTTCTTTGGCAGAGATCACTAAAAAAGCACTTGCTGAACCGATTGCATCTAACAGGCTGAGCGAGATTGTAAATGAGGGAGAAACAGCAGTTATTGTAATTTCTGACTTAACACGATCCTGGCAGAAAATTGATCAGTTTCTTCCCTTTATAATTAAAGAACTTCAAGTGGGTGGAATTAAAGCAAAAGATATAAGCCTGCTTTGTGCTGGGGGATCTCACCGTCCTCATTCAGAAACTGAAATCAAAAAATTGATTGGGGAAGAATTATATAAAAACTTTAAGTTTATAGATCATGACTCAACTAAAAAAGAAGATCTAGTCAAAGTAGGAGTTACAAGCTATGGAACAGAAGTTATAGTTAATAAAAATATTTTAGAAAATGATCGAGTTATTTTAACTGGCGGGATCGTTTTCCACCCTCTGGCTGTATTTTCAGGAGGCAGAAAATCACTTTTGCCTGGAACTGCAGCTTATCAATCTATTATGAAAAATCATTCTTTATCTCTGGCCGAAAAAGAGGGAGCAGGAATCAAAAAAAGTGTTGCCAGCAATAATCTTTCAGATAATCCAGTTCATCTGGATATGTTAGAAGCTGCCAAAATGATAAATAATGTTGATTTTATTTTCAATGTTATTCCTGATGGCAGAGGAGGGATTTCAGCAGCAGTTGCAGGTGGTTTATTTAAAGCCCATCAAAAAGGCTGTCAGATTACAACTGATTTGTTTGCTAAAAAGATTGATGAAAAAGCTGAGCTAGTAATTGCTTCCTGTGGGGGTTTCCCCAAGGATATGAATCTTTATCAGATCTCAAAAGCAATTATCAATTCAGTTAGAGCCGTCAAAAAGGGTGGTTATTTACTTTTAATGGGTCAGGGCAAAGAAGGCATAGGTCATCCAGAAGTTAAAGAGATTATCCAGAACTGCAAAAATAATTTAGAGAGAGAAATGCTTTTACGCAGAAACTTTACAATTGCTCGTTTTGTAGGTTATTTAATTACTTCAAAAATAGAAGATATAAACTGTATCTTAATAAGCGAATTAGAACAAAGGCAGCTGAGCACCACCAGCATTAGAGTTGTAAAAACTTTAGAGGCTGGTTTAGAGATAGTGGAAAATGACTTAGGTAAATTACCCCCAGCATATATTATGCCTGATGCTGCCAACACTTTACCAATCGAATAA
- the serS gene encoding serine--tRNA ligase yields the protein MLDMRFIRENPELVEESFAKRNMDSIIPEFQKFDEKRRDLLYEAEQLKHKRNVNSDKIGELKRNGEDASELISEMQEVSSRIKELDQKIAEVEEKLDCVLLSIPNIPHQSVPVGSDEEDNKEVRTWGEPPEFDFDFKAHWEIGEDLDILDFEKGAKVTGSRFTFLKGAAARLERSLVNFMLDYHTAEHDYEEVFPPFIANADSMTGTGQLPKFKKDMFKLEGLDYYLIPTAEVPVTNMYRDQIMEPQELPKYLCAYSACFRAEAGAHGRDTRGIIRQHQFNKVEMVKFVKPDDSYQELEKITADAEDILQQLGLPYRVVTLCTGDLTFSSAKTYDLEVWMPAYETYREISSCSNFEDFQARRAGIRYRPDPDSSTEFVHTLNGSGLAIGRTLAAILENYQNEDGSVTVPEVLRPYMGTDLIK from the coding sequence ATGCTAGATATGAGATTTATCAGAGAAAATCCAGAGCTGGTAGAAGAATCTTTTGCCAAGCGCAACATGGATTCTATAATACCAGAGTTTCAAAAATTTGATGAAAAGCGGCGTGATCTGCTTTATGAAGCTGAGCAGCTAAAACATAAACGTAATGTTAATTCTGACAAAATAGGTGAATTAAAAAGAAATGGAGAAGATGCTTCTGAGCTTATTTCTGAAATGCAGGAAGTATCAAGTAGAATCAAAGAATTAGATCAAAAAATTGCAGAGGTAGAAGAAAAATTAGATTGTGTGTTGTTAAGCATTCCTAATATTCCGCATCAGTCTGTACCTGTTGGCAGTGATGAAGAAGATAATAAAGAAGTGAGAACCTGGGGAGAGCCACCAGAATTTGATTTCGATTTTAAAGCTCACTGGGAAATTGGTGAGGATTTAGATATACTTGATTTTGAAAAAGGTGCAAAGGTTACTGGAAGTAGATTTACCTTCTTAAAGGGAGCTGCAGCTCGTTTAGAGAGAAGTTTAGTTAATTTCATGCTTGATTATCATACAGCTGAGCATGATTATGAAGAGGTTTTCCCACCATTTATTGCTAATGCAGATAGTATGACAGGCACTGGACAACTGCCTAAATTTAAAAAAGATATGTTCAAACTTGAAGGTCTTGATTATTATTTAATTCCAACTGCAGAAGTACCTGTAACAAATATGTATAGGGATCAGATTATGGAGCCTCAAGAACTGCCAAAATATTTATGTGCCTATAGTGCTTGCTTTAGAGCAGAGGCAGGTGCACATGGCCGTGATACCAGAGGAATAATCAGACAGCATCAATTTAATAAGGTAGAAATGGTTAAGTTCGTAAAGCCAGATGACTCTTATCAGGAATTAGAAAAAATAACTGCTGATGCAGAAGATATACTTCAGCAGCTAGGACTTCCTTATCGAGTTGTAACTTTATGTACAGGTGATTTAACATTTTCTTCTGCAAAAACCTATGACTTAGAAGTCTGGATGCCTGCTTATGAAACCTATCGTGAAATATCTTCCTGCAGTAATTTTGAAGATTTTCAGGCCAGAAGAGCAGGAATAAGATATAGACCAGATCCTGATTCCAGCACTGAATTTGTGCATACCTTAAATGGTTCTGGACTTGCAATAGGTAGGACTTTAGCAGCTATCTTAGAAAATTATCAAAATGAAGATGGAAGTGTAACAGTTCCCGAGGTTTTAAGACCATATATGGGAACAGATCTAATTAAATAG
- a CDS encoding bifunctional 2-keto-4-hydroxyglutarate aldolase/2-keto-3-deoxy-6-phosphogluconate aldolase has product MSKWDDLKRVEESGIVAVVRAENAEEAIKITEAVKKGGIKAIEITMTVPGAIDVIDELTDEYSRDEILIGAGSVLDAETARACILAGAEYIVSPSFDKETVALCNRYQKAVMPGAMTVTEVVNAMQTGADIVKIFPATLFGPKIIKAVKGPVPHAPLMPTGGVNLDNVKEWIKAGSYAVGVGSSLTKGAKTGDYEQVTKTAKEFVRLIKEAREEMK; this is encoded by the coding sequence ATGAGTAAGTGGGATGATTTAAAAAGAGTTGAAGAAAGTGGAATTGTTGCTGTTGTGAGAGCTGAAAATGCTGAAGAGGCAATAAAAATTACAGAGGCAGTGAAAAAAGGTGGAATCAAAGCTATTGAAATCACCATGACTGTACCTGGTGCAATCGATGTAATTGATGAGCTTACAGATGAATACAGTAGAGACGAAATTTTAATTGGAGCAGGTTCTGTGCTTGATGCAGAAACAGCTCGGGCTTGTATTTTAGCTGGTGCTGAATATATTGTTTCTCCTTCTTTTGATAAGGAAACCGTTGCTTTGTGTAATCGCTATCAGAAGGCCGTTATGCCTGGTGCAATGACTGTTACAGAAGTTGTAAATGCTATGCAGACTGGGGCTGATATAGTTAAAATTTTCCCGGCAACATTATTTGGTCCAAAAATTATTAAAGCGGTTAAAGGCCCGGTACCTCATGCACCCTTAATGCCTACAGGTGGAGTTAACCTGGATAATGTTAAGGAATGGATTAAAGCTGGTAGTTATGCAGTTGGTGTGGGAAGTTCTTTAACTAAAGGTGCAAAAACTGGAGATTATGAGCAGGTTACAAAAACTGCTAAAGAATTTGTAAGGTTGATTAAAGAAGCTAGAGAAGAAATGAAGTAA
- a CDS encoding sugar kinase encodes MSKKVVTFGEIMLRLTPPAHERFVQADSFNVIYGGGEANTAVSLANYGLDARFVTKLPDNPIGQAALNEVRRFGVNTDYIARGGDRLGIYYCENGASQRPSNVIYDRAHSAIAEAESADFDWEEIFADVDWFHYTGITPALSEQMSDVTLEAVKAAKKHGVKVSCDLNYRAKLWSRERAGQVMEGLMEYTDVVIANEEDAEMVFNIKSGSDITGGDLNVDGYKDVASQLIERFDLELVGSHLRISHSASRNGWLVILFDGENFVQSAKYDIHIIDRVGGGDSFAGGLIYSLVTGKDLQDAAEFGAAASCLKQSIPGDFNHVSVKEVETLAAGNASGRVKR; translated from the coding sequence ATGTCTAAGAAAGTTGTAACTTTTGGAGAGATTATGTTGCGTTTAACACCACCTGCTCATGAACGTTTTGTTCAGGCAGATAGTTTTAATGTTATTTATGGTGGTGGAGAGGCTAATACTGCTGTATCACTTGCTAATTATGGTCTGGATGCACGTTTTGTGACTAAATTACCAGATAATCCAATCGGGCAGGCTGCCTTAAATGAAGTTCGTCGCTTTGGTGTTAATACCGATTATATTGCTCGTGGAGGAGATCGCTTAGGTATTTATTATTGTGAAAACGGTGCCAGCCAGAGACCATCTAATGTTATCTATGATAGAGCTCATTCAGCTATTGCTGAGGCCGAAAGCGCAGATTTTGACTGGGAAGAAATTTTTGCTGATGTTGACTGGTTTCACTATACAGGTATAACCCCTGCTCTAAGTGAACAAATGTCAGATGTTACTTTAGAGGCTGTTAAAGCTGCTAAAAAGCATGGTGTCAAGGTTAGTTGTGACCTAAACTATAGGGCCAAACTGTGGAGCCGTGAAAGAGCAGGCCAGGTAATGGAAGGTCTAATGGAATATACCGATGTTGTAATTGCTAATGAAGAAGATGCCGAAATGGTATTTAATATTAAAAGTGGTTCTGATATTACAGGTGGAGATCTCAATGTCGATGGTTACAAAGATGTTGCAAGCCAGTTAATTGAACGTTTTGATCTCGAATTAGTTGGTAGTCATCTAAGAATTAGCCACAGTGCTTCTAGAAATGGTTGGCTGGTAATTTTATTTGATGGCGAGAACTTCGTCCAATCAGCTAAATATGATATTCATATTATTGATAGAGTTGGAGGCGGAGACTCTTTTGCTGGAGGTTTAATATATTCACTAGTTACAGGCAAAGACCTTCAGGATGCTGCTGAATTTGGAGCTGCTGCTTCCTGTTTAAAACAGTCAATACCAGGTGACTTTAACCATGTTAGTGTTAAAGAGGTAGAAACTCTTGCGGCAGGTAATGCTTCAGGTAGGGTTAAAAGGTAA
- a CDS encoding sugar kinase, which yields MIDVVTIGETMAAMAPKEVGSLKYLNNFSKYIAGAESNVAIGIKRLGFKSGWISKLGKDPLGDYVEFFIRGEGVDVSQVKKDSDHRTGLLIKEMHTTKEPKVFYYRDNSAASHLEPDDIDEGYIKKARHMHLTGITPALSDSAQNAFFRALNYAKKNGLRVSFDPNLRFKLWSTVEEMKNVMLNIIPQVDVLLPGIEEGEILLGLSEPEAIIKAFYEMMNEGSLVVLKLGAKGALYYQGDQIVHVDPYKVSNIVDLIGAGDAFAAGLITGLLREMSIKEAVELANLVGALCITVKGDIEGLPTWEQVEVYQGKKEEIHR from the coding sequence ATGATTGATGTAGTTACAATAGGAGAAACCATGGCAGCTATGGCTCCGAAAGAGGTGGGTTCACTTAAATATTTAAATAATTTTTCCAAATATATTGCCGGAGCAGAATCCAATGTGGCAATTGGTATTAAAAGATTAGGATTTAAATCAGGTTGGATAAGTAAATTGGGGAAAGACCCTTTAGGAGACTATGTAGAATTTTTTATTAGAGGAGAGGGAGTAGATGTTTCGCAAGTTAAAAAGGATAGTGATCATCGAACAGGTCTTTTAATTAAAGAAATGCATACGACTAAAGAACCAAAGGTTTTTTATTATAGAGATAATTCTGCTGCAAGTCATCTTGAGCCAGATGATATAGATGAAGGTTATATAAAAAAAGCCAGACATATGCATTTAACAGGTATAACACCTGCTTTGAGTGATTCAGCTCAGAATGCTTTCTTTAGAGCCTTAAATTATGCTAAAAAAAATGGTTTAAGGGTTTCTTTTGATCCAAACTTGCGCTTTAAATTATGGTCTACAGTAGAAGAAATGAAAAATGTAATGCTTAATATAATTCCTCAGGTAGATGTGCTTCTGCCGGGTATTGAAGAAGGAGAAATCCTGCTTGGACTCAGTGAACCTGAAGCAATAATTAAAGCTTTTTATGAAATGATGAACGAGGGTTCCCTGGTTGTATTAAAGCTTGGGGCAAAAGGTGCTCTATATTATCAGGGTGATCAGATAGTACATGTAGATCCCTATAAGGTAAGTAATATTGTAGATTTAATTGGAGCAGGAGATGCTTTTGCTGCTGGACTTATTACTGGTCTACTGAGAGAGATGTCAATAAAAGAAGCTGTGGAGCTAGCAAATTTAGTTGGTGCTCTTTGTATTACTGTTAAAGGAGATATCGAAGGTTTGCCGACCTGGGAACAGGTAGAAGTTTATCAGGGCAAAAAAGAAGAGATTCATCGTTAA
- the nrdJ gene encoding ribonucleoside-triphosphate reductase, adenosylcobalamin-dependent, whose translation MSKSDMTVIKRDGREVEYKREKIKTAIHRAMIESGEDAGEKDAEKVAVEVENSLKKEFYSKDKVPKVEEIQDLVEEELMKSAYVTTAKTYILYRSKRQQSRLQRKSKDKEGALLTNEFLSKYKHQPNPFPTELGEFIYYRTYSRWLPEEQRREYWWETVKRAVEYNCSLAPTTKKEAEKLYDNVYYLKNFLAGRTLWTASTKSSKKYGMSNYNCSFTVIDSFKAYQDLFYLLMIGSGVGFRVLPRDVEKLPKIRTDIEVIHKYYEPVPKDERREYTDFDFDGKDVVKVNVGDSKEGWIQSLEYYFKFLTDHAFRPVKRIIFNYDSVRPKGEKLKTFGGTASGHQSLKRMFTKIDKLLREKPDREMDSIKRVKLKSIDAMDIANIIAENVVSGGVRRSSQICLFAKEDKEIAQAKSNLYIKEDDEWVINPEISHRQMSNNSIFYEDKPSREQLSWHVKQMRFSGEPGFINAVEASRRRENFKGVNPCAEILLDSKGVCNLTSLNVMAFVDEEGNLDKEAMFEAQKLSARSGYRMSLIEFELPEWDQINKRDRLIGNSVTGWQDMKNAAGLSEEEEAQLLKELREVSHKAAKEIAEDVGDNVPKLMTTVKPEGTQTQMPTVSSGLHYSHSAYYIRRVRISASDPLARVCEELDYPIHPEVGQNPDDPETLVIEFPVKAPEGEVKADIDAITQLETYKMFMKNYVDHNASITVHVKDDEWEDVEEWLWENWDDVVGISFLSYSDNFYELMPYEEITEEEYNKRVEEMKRFNPSLVTKYETEYIEREVEEGACETGAACPIR comes from the coding sequence TTGAGCAAATCTGATATGACAGTAATTAAAAGAGATGGTCGTGAGGTAGAATATAAAAGAGAGAAGATAAAGACGGCTATTCACAGAGCGATGATTGAATCTGGAGAAGATGCAGGTGAGAAAGATGCGGAGAAGGTGGCTGTTGAAGTAGAAAACAGTCTAAAAAAAGAATTTTACAGTAAAGATAAAGTGCCAAAGGTTGAGGAGATTCAGGATTTAGTTGAAGAAGAATTAATGAAATCAGCTTATGTGACTACTGCAAAAACTTATATATTATATAGAAGTAAAAGACAGCAGTCAAGATTACAAAGGAAAAGCAAGGATAAAGAAGGAGCCTTGTTAACCAATGAATTTTTAAGCAAATATAAGCATCAGCCTAATCCATTTCCAACTGAGTTGGGAGAATTTATTTATTATAGAACATATTCTCGCTGGTTACCGGAAGAACAGCGAAGAGAATACTGGTGGGAAACAGTCAAAAGGGCTGTTGAATATAATTGTTCTTTAGCTCCTACTACTAAAAAAGAGGCAGAAAAGCTTTATGATAATGTTTATTATTTAAAGAACTTTTTAGCTGGTAGGACATTATGGACAGCCTCAACCAAATCCAGCAAAAAATATGGGATGTCAAATTACAATTGTAGTTTTACAGTAATTGATAGTTTTAAAGCCTATCAAGATTTATTTTATCTTTTGATGATCGGTAGCGGTGTTGGATTTCGCGTATTACCTCGTGATGTAGAGAAATTGCCTAAGATTAGAACAGATATAGAGGTTATTCATAAATATTATGAGCCTGTACCTAAAGATGAAAGAAGAGAATATACAGATTTTGATTTTGACGGCAAAGATGTAGTAAAAGTAAATGTTGGTGACAGTAAAGAAGGCTGGATCCAATCTTTAGAATATTACTTTAAGTTTTTAACTGATCATGCTTTTCGTCCTGTAAAAAGAATTATCTTTAATTATGATTCTGTTCGCCCTAAAGGAGAAAAGCTAAAAACTTTTGGTGGAACCGCTTCAGGACATCAAAGTTTGAAGAGAATGTTCACTAAAATAGATAAACTTTTAAGAGAAAAACCGGATAGAGAAATGGACTCTATTAAAAGAGTTAAATTAAAGTCAATCGATGCAATGGATATTGCAAACATAATAGCAGAAAATGTAGTTTCTGGTGGAGTTAGACGTTCATCTCAAATTTGTCTTTTTGCTAAAGAAGATAAAGAAATTGCCCAGGCTAAAAGCAATCTTTATATAAAAGAAGATGATGAATGGGTTATCAATCCCGAGATTTCTCACCGTCAGATGAGCAATAACAGTATTTTCTATGAAGATAAGCCTTCTCGAGAACAGCTTAGTTGGCATGTTAAGCAGATGCGTTTTAGTGGAGAGCCAGGTTTTATTAATGCTGTAGAAGCAAGCCGCAGGCGCGAAAACTTTAAAGGAGTTAATCCCTGTGCTGAAATTCTCTTGGACTCCAAAGGAGTATGTAATTTAACATCATTAAATGTGATGGCATTTGTTGATGAAGAAGGTAATCTAGATAAAGAAGCCATGTTTGAGGCCCAAAAACTTTCTGCTCGTTCCGGTTACAGGATGTCTTTAATAGAATTTGAACTTCCAGAATGGGATCAAATAAACAAAAGAGACAGATTGATTGGAAACTCTGTAACGGGCTGGCAGGACATGAAAAATGCTGCTGGATTAAGTGAAGAAGAGGAAGCACAACTTTTAAAAGAGTTAAGAGAGGTATCACATAAGGCTGCTAAAGAGATAGCAGAAGATGTGGGAGATAATGTGCCCAAATTGATGACCACGGTTAAACCTGAGGGAACTCAAACTCAGATGCCAACAGTTTCTAGTGGTTTGCATTATTCTCACAGTGCATATTATATACGTAGGGTAAGGATTTCTGCATCTGATCCGCTGGCCCGGGTCTGTGAAGAATTAGATTATCCTATTCATCCAGAAGTAGGTCAGAATCCAGATGATCCAGAAACATTAGTTATAGAGTTTCCGGTTAAGGCACCAGAAGGTGAAGTTAAAGCTGACATTGATGCTATTACCCAGCTGGAAACATATAAGATGTTTATGAAAAACTATGTTGACCACAACGCTTCTATTACTGTTCATGTAAAAGATGATGAATGGGAAGATGTAGAAGAATGGTTATGGGAAAACTGGGATGATGTAGTTGGGATTTCATTCCTATCCTACAGTGATAACTTCTATGAACTAATGCCTTATGAAGAAATCACAGAAGAAGAATATAATAAAAGAGTAGAAGAGATGAAAAGATTTAATCCCTCTTTAGTAACAAAGTATGAAACAGAATATATAGAACGAGAAGTAGAAGAGGGTGCATGTGAAACTGGAGCTGCCTGTCCTATAAGATAA
- a CDS encoding 2-hydroxyacid dehydrogenase has product MKIVMIEPINISMMKLEEYKQRFEVEGHQLIAYSNRAKNDKEMIKRAEDADILIIANQSLSADVINSCKNLKMISVAFTGYDHIAIDACQKNNIVVSNSSGYANQAVAELVFGLVIDLMRNIKESDQAVRASKTRKGLIGNELAGKKFGIIGFGSIGQKTARIAKAFDCNILVDNHKKHKAGEELEVEYLQLDQLMQESDIVSLHVPLKESTKNLIDVEKIALMKKNAILINTARGPVVNSKDLAEALNNEKIAGAGIDVFEMEPPIPEDHPLLNAKNTILTPHTAFATDEAFLKRADIVFNNIEKWLAGNPQNVVS; this is encoded by the coding sequence ATGAAAATTGTGATGATTGAACCGATTAATATTTCTATGATGAAGTTAGAAGAATACAAACAAAGATTTGAAGTTGAAGGTCATCAATTGATCGCTTATTCTAATAGGGCCAAAAATGATAAGGAAATGATTAAAAGAGCCGAAGATGCTGATATTTTAATTATTGCTAATCAGTCGCTTTCAGCTGATGTAATAAATAGCTGCAAAAATTTAAAAATGATTTCTGTTGCATTTACAGGTTATGACCATATTGCGATTGATGCCTGTCAGAAAAATAATATAGTAGTATCGAATTCCTCCGGTTATGCAAATCAGGCTGTGGCGGAATTAGTCTTCGGTCTAGTAATTGATTTAATGAGAAATATAAAAGAGTCTGATCAGGCTGTTAGAGCCTCGAAAACCAGAAAAGGTTTAATTGGAAATGAACTTGCAGGAAAGAAATTCGGTATTATTGGATTTGGTTCAATAGGTCAAAAAACTGCCAGAATTGCCAAAGCATTTGACTGTAATATACTGGTTGATAATCATAAAAAACATAAAGCGGGCGAAGAGCTTGAGGTAGAATATTTGCAATTAGATCAATTAATGCAGGAGAGTGATATTGTAAGCCTGCATGTACCTCTAAAAGAGTCAACAAAAAATTTGATTGATGTAGAAAAAATTGCTTTGATGAAAAAGAATGCAATTTTAATTAATACTGCCCGGGGGCCTGTAGTAAATAGTAAAGATTTAGCTGAGGCTTTAAATAATGAAAAAATTGCCGGAGCAGGAATAGATGTTTTTGAAATGGAACCACCGATTCCGGAAGATCATCCACTTTTAAATGCCAAAAATACTATTTTAACTCCTCACACAGCATTTGCAACAGATGAGGCTTTTTTAAAAAGAGCAGATATAGTATTTAATAACATAGAAAAGTGGTTAGCTGGTAATCCCCAGAATGTTGTTAGTTGA
- a CDS encoding tyrosine-type recombinase/integrase, producing MAHIRKTESGNYEVFMDMGKDPATGKRNRISKTFNTKREAKDWVAKKRQEKTMGIGTSLTKISVEKYLKRWLEDYALPKLSPTTYAGYEMIVTKHIIPALGALKLKEVKPLHIQSYQNKKLKKGRLDGKEGGLSKKTVLQHHRILNRAFKQAVLWQLISYNPVKAVPAPSPEKPEIRTLSIEEVEHLLNKAGNSWLYYFIYVAVNTGMRRGELLGLGWNHIDFNGKTIQVTRTLVKTKKTGMVYKGPKNKSSRRVISIAEDDTKILKKLKIKQNENKLLFGPEYQNNNLVFCKSDGSKIYPNTTTNRFKLLAKRIGLNSVSLHDLRHTHATLMLQAGVHPKVVQERLGHSTITTTLDTYSHVIPSMQKESVDKYKKFMNS from the coding sequence ATGGCACACATTAGAAAAACTGAGAGTGGTAATTACGAAGTTTTTATGGATATGGGTAAAGATCCTGCCACTGGAAAAAGAAATAGAATTAGCAAGACTTTTAATACGAAAAGAGAAGCAAAAGATTGGGTGGCTAAAAAGCGGCAAGAAAAAACTATGGGAATTGGAACTTCTTTAACAAAAATTAGCGTTGAAAAGTATTTAAAAAGATGGTTAGAAGATTATGCTCTGCCAAAACTATCACCTACTACTTATGCAGGATATGAAATGATAGTAACAAAACATATTATACCTGCACTAGGGGCTTTAAAATTAAAAGAAGTTAAACCACTCCATATTCAATCTTATCAAAATAAAAAATTGAAAAAAGGTAGGTTAGATGGGAAAGAAGGTGGTTTATCTAAAAAAACTGTTCTTCAGCACCACAGAATACTGAATAGAGCTTTTAAACAGGCTGTACTATGGCAGCTCATTTCTTACAATCCTGTAAAAGCAGTCCCTGCTCCAAGTCCTGAGAAGCCTGAAATAAGAACCTTATCAATTGAAGAGGTAGAACATTTGCTGAATAAAGCAGGTAACTCTTGGCTTTATTATTTCATATATGTAGCAGTAAATACTGGTATGCGTAGAGGTGAATTATTGGGATTAGGTTGGAATCACATTGATTTTAACGGTAAAACCATTCAGGTAACTAGAACATTAGTAAAAACTAAAAAAACTGGTATGGTATATAAGGGACCCAAGAACAAATCCAGCCGCAGAGTAATATCAATTGCAGAAGACGATACTAAAATTTTAAAGAAATTAAAAATAAAACAAAATGAAAATAAATTACTCTTTGGACCAGAATATCAAAATAACAACTTAGTATTTTGTAAGTCAGATGGAAGTAAAATATATCCTAACACTACTACAAATCGTTTTAAGTTACTTGCTAAAAGAATAGGACTTAATAGCGTAAGCCTGCATGATCTTAGACATACACATGCAACCTTGATGCTGCAAGCAGGAGTACATCCTAAAGTTGTACAAGAAAGATTAGGTCATTCTACTATCACTACAACTTTAGATACATATTCTCATGTTATTCCTTCTATGCAGAAAGAATCAGTTGATAAGTACAAGAAATTTATGAATTCATAA
- a CDS encoding helix-turn-helix domain-containing protein, with protein MKNNDKYQDNENLFKELSRKSRKDLPFTLSPADLVQILPYGKTKVYELLNRSIIPAKKLEGKWVIPRDKFLAWFYSDLDNKSS; from the coding sequence ATGAAAAATAATGATAAATATCAAGATAATGAAAATTTGTTTAAAGAACTATCTAGAAAATCAAGAAAAGATCTGCCATTTACACTATCTCCAGCAGATTTAGTTCAGATTTTGCCATACGGCAAAACTAAAGTTTATGAACTATTAAATAGAAGCATAATACCTGCTAAAAAGCTAGAAGGGAAATGGGTGATTCCACGCGATAAATTCTTAGCTTGGTTTTACAGTGATCTTGATAATAAAAGCAGTTAA